ccaaagaagcaTTGAACTGGAAAGTGACCATTTCGGTTACACAACCTACAAAACcttggagttgctgttttgttaaaATAGGTGGGATATTGAAACCTTGTGTCATTGGATGCAGAAGGTTTATCTTTAAAAGGAGTTTTCTCATCAGATTTATAAAATTCCAAACCAGCTTTATCAAAAAgtggtttttgactagccaaaatttgatttagattttcagaactgaaagtaaatttggctaagtcattttcaagatttttaactttttccagcaactcttcattttccttAAAATAGTTTACATACGCAACTACCGAGTGATCACTTTCACAGCTTCTAATTTGGGCTTTCAACTGCTTATTTACTTCCacaagatcacaagcagtttcggcctcccttagcttttctttgagaaaatcattttcagcttTAAGAATGAAAATTTGTTGTTTATGATCTTGATtatcagtcagaaaatatcttattttttcagagaggtgatctatcataagatgaaggtCTTCAGTGTCAGGGTTTTGAAAAAATACCTGATCTACATGATTTGCCATGAGACAAGGCTGTGATTTAGTTTCAGATTCTTCATCACTGTCCGAGTCATTTTCTAAGTCTTCCCATGATGCCATCAGACCTTTCTTCTTTCCTCCTTTTTTCTTCTCCTCCCCTTTTAACTTGGGACAACCAGATTTGTAATGTCCCATTTCCTTGCAGTTGAAACAGGTCACTTTGCTAAGGTCTTTCTTCATGTTCCTTGAGCTGCTGCCTTTTCCTTTGAACTTCATcatttttctgaattttttggcaaacaacacaaattcaTTTTCAGATGAGTTATCattggattcatcatccagaaGGTTAGTAACAGAAGAAAatgcaattcctttcttttttgactctctttttaaataagtattttcaaaagcaaaaagatttcctctcaaatcatcaagtgtcatggaaTCAAGATTACTGctctcagaaataattaaagcttttgtttcccactctttagTGAGACATCTCAGCACTCTTCTCACAAGCACAGAATCAGAATGTGTTACTCCCATAGCATCCAAGCCAACAGTGATGGTATTGAaccgttcgaacagttcatcgatagattctccttccttcattgtaaACATTTCATATTCCCTGTTTAACATGTCTATCCGAGTCTTCTTAACAATggtggttccttcatgagtgatttgtaATTTATCCCAGATTTTATTTGCtgttgtgcatcgtgatacccGTCGGTACTCCTCGAGgctgatagcacagttgagTAAATTTATGGCCTTGGCATTTAGCTCCACtttcttcctatcttcctcggtccagCTTGCTTCTGGTTTAAGAGTGACTACTCCTTCAGCACTTGTGTTAGTAGGAAACTGTAATCCTTCTAGAATGATTTTCCAAAGCCTGTAGTCTACTGCTTGCACAAAGATCTTCattctctccttccaataggtatagtttttcccattgaaaagaGGCGGTCTATTGCTTGACTGTCCTTCTGTGAGATTGTCGGACACCAGATTTGAGCCACTGCTTTCTGCCATGAggatcttttctccaagctgcaaagcttgatctctttgaaacctggctctgataccaattgatggtttcagtggctaagagaagagGGGGGTTGAATCGTAGCCCCCTTTTTGCTTGCTAACACTTGCTGAATTTAGaggagacttttctgtttttatctcgtccctagccacgagactttttcattttgtctcgtcatTTGGCATGagacaattttttatttttagctcATGTGCAGTAGAAATAGAAATGGAGTAGGAGAGAGAAaagattacacccagatatatcctggttcagctgctaagtgcagtgcagcctacatccagtctccatcacaaacatgatggaatttcactataatcttcCAGAATACaaattgtaaagtgctaacccaacttacaaggggattcccacagaatcatgaaacacaacatagatgaacaaaggaactctaagacatctatggctttttcctttaattttgcactctctgcctttttccgctctatggctttttcatacaaaccttactgtttgcctttttccatgagactcaagacatgacaaaattaaacagaaaaattacaaaacagaaaacattgaaggagaagaaaatctgtAAGCTTAGGTAGCTATAAGACTTCTGTCCCTTGCACTCTCACTTTCTTTCCTTGAATCAAACCATGACTGATCACcccttttatagagaagtgaagccttcacagttgaaacacAAAACCGAGCTTAGTTTCTTTTCCTTCAAAacaaaccggttcggccacagagagagaagaggaaactcatgcaaaacccaacatgcaaatacctcttgttcttccttggtcatcactcttcatcaatccgagcgctccatccttggcttcctctccaagatgaatttctggcccttgatgcttcatgatgatgatgacttcatctgctccaatctctgcctcttccatcacttcgccactctagctacttcctgtggtagttgagcagaatcaaagacaagccatgcctccaagaatctcttccttgctggccgaatcttcttctttctttttgagtatgaaggatccgagattacctcaccaaatcttactACATTTGGTGATTATCTCAGCCACAGCATACttttggttttctttttcttgccatcattaacttgatggtcttgatgcatgcaGCTTCTTCTTTTCGGTGAGTGTAGCTTCCATGGCTTCCTGGTTATTGAccgaaggaagaagaaaaatgagagAGTAGTTAGAGTAGAAAGAGAAGCAATTAATTTAGtttgaataaaataatgaaaggtgagttgctttttgcttttctcTTTGCTGAGTAGCGTGCCTTCATTAAGGCTAGCCATCTAATCAATCAATGACACTCTCTCTCATGTTTCCAATGCTAGTATTAAATTTACTTTAGTGAAATTTGAATTCCACTAGCATTGGATTCCGTTGGAAGCTTGTAACATGATTAAAGGAATGggttttatttaaataaatgcATTGTGCCCATTTTCTTTAATTTCGGACCCATCATGCTTGCCTTCATGCAATTTTAATTTTGGGCTTGTAATAACAAGATTCAATCTGGTCCAATTAACatcacaacaattcagccataCATCTTTGAATATTTTTGAATCAATGCTGAATTGAGAAATAAATTCACACTTGGGCTTGCaacattttatttcattttcgaCCCATATTAAAAAcctgcatcacaaaattattaattaacatatgttaaatgaaaatcaaattaataattttgtaattaattattttaataatgtttgttcatcatcaaaattaaattagagttttccaaactcatcacgAGTCTTTCTTGAGATTATAATTTAAAACTATGCTTATTGACATCGAGAAATATGGCGTGGTTTAGccctaaaatatatataatacatgttGATTACTATGTTCATCATGCATGTAGCAAGTAAGATTGTTCTAGTTATTTATTTCCATAGGGTGTGATAGATATAGTTTGCTTCTGTAATGAGATTACACTTTGTTATATTTGTTAatgaaaaataaagttgtgataaCAGAATCACATTCAAAAACCAAGCTCTTGTACTCCTGATTGTGTGCCCACTTTCATATGGCACTGCTTTGATCCAAACACCAAGCTCTTGTACTCCTGATTGTGTGCCCACTTTCATATGGCACTGCTTTGATCCAAACGTTTCTGCTCTCTCTGCTTacaatttcagatttttatagGATAGGAGTATTAGAAGAAATAGttcctttttaaaataaaagagattATATACATGATAAATGATCCATTGGCTGAACATTTGAAAATCAGGTTTCATGATAGTATGAACATCAAACACATCGAGGGAACTTGGTTATTGGCCTTTTTttttgctgatgctgttggtgAAAATGAAATTTAACTATATTGGTGaaatcaattttatattttgCAGTTTGATGAAGAGAACAATGATGGATGGCAGACTGTTGGCAAACCTTCAAGGCGGCAACAACACAAGGTTTGTCTTTTTAACTTTAATCAATACATCAAGCAGAAATAAAACTCAGAGATGCGCTTTGAGTGATTTGTATGAATTTAAAAGAGTTTGCCCCATGTTAACTTTGTCGCAAGTGTGTGATGATGTATTAGTCCTGAACATGTATGCTGCATCACTATCTTAATAATAGACCTTACCATCTTGATTTAGGTTCCCAAGGATAATTGGAACAACTATAAACTACCACCTGATGAGCAAGAATACTCTAATGATATTGATGTTGGTGGTCGTGCGGAGCCTTCGAACGACGAGCTTTATGATTTGTCTAAAGCATGTGACAAACTGTGGGACCTCGATTTAAATCGTTTGGTACCGGGAAAGGATTATGAAATTGACTGTGGCGAAGGAAAGAAGGCTTACCAAAAGGAAGATATGGCAGAGGGTTGCTTGTTTACTTGGGTTAGCGATGATGTATTCAGAAAGCCTACTTTTGCGCGGTTTCTTTCTCTTCTAGATAACTACAACCCGAATCAAGGAAGTAAGGAAGTTGTCACGTCTGAAGAGAGGCAAGAGCAAGCTTCTTTCATTGAAGAAATTAGTAGAACTGCACCAATCAAATATCTGCACAAGTATCTTGTGTCCAAGGGTATTGCATCAGGGAGCTTTCAAGAATTCAAAAGAATGATTAGCAGCTTGTGGTTTGACCTTTATTCACGTGGGGGAACATCTGGTTCCTCCTCTGCTTTCGAACATGTTTTTGTTGGAGAAATCAAGAACAACAGTGAAGTTTCTGGCTTTCATAACTGGCTGCAGGTGTGAtgttcttttcttttcccttcCCTCTTAAGatctttatataattaatgtcAAATTTATGGTATATTTTCTTAGGATGTCAGAAGTCATATTCAGAGTTCTTTTAAGCACTCATTTTGATAGCATTTGTTAGGCAGTTCCTCTTCTGTTGATCTATTCACCGAACCTAGTGATATTGTAACATGTTGAGTAGCTTCACAGAGAAAGATAATGAAACTTTGCAGTAGTGTCATGCTGTCCTTTTTTATATTGTTGCTAAAAGATAGATGACGGCTTTCATGGTATATTTTGTTTCTTTAGTTTGAAATTTTATGTATCTTGTTCTTGTCATTATTACATCTCATTTATTGAGCATATCCTTCGCAGTTttaccttgaagaagcaaaagGGAGGGTTGATTATCAAGGCTATATTTTTCCCCGTAGACGTGGTGAAATTGTGAGTGATTATCTgttgttttctattttcaaatgACTATTATTTCAAGCATTCCACTTCTCACTTCTGCATGACTAGAAATCAATGCATATTGAAAATTATTCCTCAAGAAATCTTTTCAcaatgaaaagaaagaaaaaaagaattagCTACTGagttataaattataatcataGCTCTGTTTTATTCCATACCAGTTTTTATTAGTTCTTTTGTCCAAGTTTTTAGTTAAGCACAGTTATACTTTGAGCAGTAAGTAATTAACCTTATCATCATCGTTAATGTTCTTTGCCGTTGTTACTTACAGCCAGACTCAGAAACACAGCTTCTGACAATTCAGTTTGAATGGAATAATGTTCTAAAATCTGTATCAAGCACTTTGGTGGGAGTGAGCCCTGAATTTGAAATTGCTCTGTATACCCTCTGTTTCTATGTGGGCGAGGAGGACAACCACATTCAGCTGGGTCCATATTCAGTTAATATCAAGTGCTACCGTCTCGGCAATCGAATTGGATCTGTTTATCCCATTGCTGAATCCTGAATCTTAAGCTGCTAGCCATGTTGGTTGTTTTCCTCTGAGGATCATGTCATGTATTTATACATACTTGATAACTTTGTACTTCATTGCTGTAAAAGGAAACAGTATCAGTTAGAACAATTGCTGTTACAAGGTAGCACAATATATGCATACATATATGGGGCTATTTTGAATAGGATGGATAAATATAAAATGAACATATTGTCTGGAATTATTATGCCACTTTTCTTTCTCAGTCTTTCATTGTAAGCTATAacattttttgttttgaaaGGTATTGTAAGCTGTAACATGTTATTAAATATCTCACTAGTTTTGTTGGCTTGCATAAGCTTCGAGTGTAATACACTCGGATTGGATCTTCTCATTGAAAATTTTACATGATTAAAGTGGGGCTAAGTATGAGATTGacaaaaaatatctaataatcAGTAGCGAAGACCAAAACACGATATAGTTTCGTAAAACTTTCTCGCAAGAGGATCTATTCCCGTGATATATGTTTGTTGTGAGTTGTGACAATGAGAGGTGTAGCTCTGAATCTTAAAAGTTCCATTCaagtcccaaaaaaaaaaagggttcCATTTACTCTTTGATGTTGTGCTCCAAGGGCAACCCTTGGTATGCCTTAAGAAAATATCTCGGAATTCTGAAGATATTTCGAAAAGGAAAATCTTTTTTGTTATCCAAGTGCATGCTTTAATTCTCAAAATTCATAAATACTTCACTGAAATTAGTTTTAGTTCTACTTAAAAATTTCCTGCCATGAATTAAGTTTAAAAGTGGTCCCTCACATTGACCGTGTATATTTCTAAGACAGCATCTAATTTTCATAgaaatattttacatattatATTACTAATATAACTGTGAACAAATTATGCAAAGTAATTCGTCCATTTTTCATAAAAAGAGTTTATTACTTGCCCAATTATGTTCGTGTATATTAAAAATCAACCATTCATTAGTCGTTGCATATAGAAATATGTATTTGACatgttttataaatttttttattatattattataaacaaGTTTGATTATTAGTATATTACATGTTTGattattctaatatatataacaagttTGATTATCCTTACAGctgattatttaattaaaaaaatatgtaaattaatatatatatagatcccgctagggagacaatggactatttgtacaatgtgtacaatgggttATTGAgttataaaatgaacatcccctatactatctagaataaccatccgagtactagggataataaacatcttttcgaaaaattaaattaattttaggGTTCACCAAGGTTCAAACTCTTGACATTTCGGATCCAGCGCTCTAATACCATGTCGTGATACCGCTCATCCCAAAAACTTCAACTGATAGaaaaatgtaacactaatgattatatctctaatattccataaacctccattgtatacattgtataaatatttcattggctcctcatactttccctatatataaatacatgacGGTTAATTTAGCGAATGATCTTTTAGTATGCACACATTTTTGTTACTCATCCTTTTTATCTTACTCCATTTTCACCAAGGAAAATTCCtttttagcaaaaaaaaaaaaaaaaagaaagaaagagccaGTATTCGAACGACAATGCCATGTTTGTCATGTTTTATTGATTTCCAAATCTTAAAATTGTTTGGTTCTTACCTAAGAATTGAAGCTTCCTTgatgttatatatttatgtcCTTTCAATTacacgttttttttttctttctggtGGTTTGAGCTTAATTAGaattctttaggttgtgagatGAAGTGTGATAAATGGAAAGATAAGGCTTTGATTTCCTCCACATAATTGGAAAATGGTAGGCCTAAGATTAACATGGACACAGCTCAGCTCAGTGACCCTTCTTTAGCATTAGCATAGAGTACAAAAACATCAAAGATCAGTTGTGTTTTGGAAGATTCTGCATCATTTGTTTCTGAAACAAGAAGATCAACTTGCGCAGATTAACAATCACAAATTAAACACTTCGTCATTCCatttgatgattgatgatgCATTATACCCGACAACCACACCTTGATTAAAAAGTTATCGCTAATATGTATGCATGTTTACTTATAGGGGAACCTCATCATAGGTGGTACATACTACATACTTATAGCAAGGTTCTAAAAATTGAACTGGTTATTAAACTGATAGAGTTAGAAGTTCAATCGAAATTCAACTGAGATTGAATcgaatataataaaataatatatttatgtataaaatatatttgtttagaaaaaaaataatttttttgtgctttgttATTTTAAATCGATTACTTCTAAAAAATCAAACCAATTAACCAATTCTTTGACCAATTTTTTGATTCTTTGACAGATTTTGTTACCAATCGATTTTTCATCCGAACTGAACCAATCCAATAGCCAATTTCCGGTTAAGCGGTTGAATAAGCCAATTCGGTCCAATTCTAAACCATAATTTATAGTTTCTAATaagaattcttttttttattcaaaaaaaatgtttaattgCTTTGAGCTAATAGTATAATACACTTTACTATCATTCAAACATCTAATCAAATAATTGTAGTTGTAACACTTTTAAGAAACTAGATGGTTAAGTCCATTATTTTTAGCTAATATAGtgggatttttttaaataaataaattaaatattttatttacggATATAGTTAATTTGTAGTCTATTTATCATTTGTGTTCTTTtacttatctcgtttacactgtaaatgagATAAGATTCATTTGTCGTTGCATGTATCACGTTTGCACACATGATAAATGATGGAGAGCAATTAACACGTATCTCTTTTATACTGTAAAGGAGATATGCACAAACTtatttcgtttacactgtaaacgagatattagaaaaattaactTATTTGCACGGTAAACAAGATAAAGTACAATAAATTTCGAACAACTATAAAAGGTTTTGGAACCATTTGTATTCTCCACAAATATTTCActtcttctcctctcttttcttcaacaaatttagtaaaaatatCTAGCGGTAGTGGATATGTTGTTGTAAGTGTGTATCCCAATTGTCATATGAGAAACAGTGACACTAGGGTTATATTTGAGTGTGATAATCCTATTCAGTTGCGCACTCAGAGAGTAAATTCTTTGTTTGAGCTAAAGAATCTAATATTGACGAACTTTGGTGCTAACGGGGCAAAAGAAGTTGGAAGAATTAGGTATAGATTGCTAGTACTGATAGAAAACAGAGTTTTTCGGTTTCGTCTATTTTGACTCAATGGCGATGAGCATGTGCGCCTCATGTTTGATATCCATAGGAGAATCACAGCGGAACAAGTGATAGAGCTTTCTCTAGAAGTTGGTGATGTTGTTGGTAGTTGTTCTATCCATTCGAATTTCGTCCAAGATGACTTACCTCTTGCACCACTACTGCT
Above is a genomic segment from Arachis stenosperma cultivar V10309 chromosome 1, arast.V10309.gnm1.PFL2, whole genome shotgun sequence containing:
- the LOC130962197 gene encoding uncharacterized protein LOC130962197 isoform X1, whose translation is MEGLIKGLVHAALGDDDNDDRNNRRDSRDERSRSSWAEVVSGDQDQDPQDHPPPRHHNWTSQEEPRYEQEEWRQQGSRLSNRPQKEEQRHDDSYGDSYRPQREQYRPKQEEWESQSSNRHKKFDEENNDGWQTVGKPSRRQQHKVPKDNWNNYKLPPDEQEYSNDIDVGGRAEPSNDELYDLSKACDKLWDLDLNRLVPGKDYEIDCGEGKKAYQKEDMAEGCLFTWVSDDVFRKPTFARFLSLLDNYNPNQGSKEVVTSEERQEQASFIEEISRTAPIKYLHKYLVSKGIASGSFQEFKRMISSLWFDLYSRGGTSGSSSAFEHVFVGEIKNNSEVSGFHNWLQFYLEEAKGRVDYQGYIFPRRRGEIPDSETQLLTIQFEWNNVLKSVSSTLVGVSPEFEIALYTLCFYVGEEDNHIQLGPYSVNIKCYRLGNRIGSVYPIAES
- the LOC130962197 gene encoding uncharacterized protein LOC130962197 isoform X2, yielding MEGLIKGLVHAALGDDDNDDRNNRRDSRDERSRSSWAEVVSGDQDQDPQDHPPPRHHNWTSQEEWRQQGSRLSNRPQKEEQRHDDSYGDSYRPQREQYRPKQEEWESQSSNRHKKFDEENNDGWQTVGKPSRRQQHKVPKDNWNNYKLPPDEQEYSNDIDVGGRAEPSNDELYDLSKACDKLWDLDLNRLVPGKDYEIDCGEGKKAYQKEDMAEGCLFTWVSDDVFRKPTFARFLSLLDNYNPNQGSKEVVTSEERQEQASFIEEISRTAPIKYLHKYLVSKGIASGSFQEFKRMISSLWFDLYSRGGTSGSSSAFEHVFVGEIKNNSEVSGFHNWLQFYLEEAKGRVDYQGYIFPRRRGEIPDSETQLLTIQFEWNNVLKSVSSTLVGVSPEFEIALYTLCFYVGEEDNHIQLGPYSVNIKCYRLGNRIGSVYPIAES